GAATATCGCCCACCGTATTGTCAGTTTACGCCAACCTTCCTGCGTCAGATTGAATACGGGACCAAACAATAGGGCGAGCACGGGCTTCCGTGCGAACAAGCCGCCGATCAGCAGTATGGCGAACATCGTATAGACGATGGTCGGCTTGAGTTTGATGAACGTGTCGTCGTGCATGTAAAGCGTCAAACCGCCGAAGGCGAGAACCAGACCCGCACTGACGACCGGCATCACCGGAATCTTCCGGTACAGCCACCAGGCAAGGCCGAGAGAGATGATCGTCGCCACCATGAACGCCGCGGTGCCGGCAAAAATGCCGTAAGCCGCGTTCACACCGAAAAAGACAAGCAGCGGTCCAAGCTCGATCAGGAGCTTTCCGGCGACGGATTGCTCCGACTCCTTGCCCTTCTTGATCTCGGTCTTCGGTCCCGGCTCCGTCGTGGCCTCAGGCGGCTGCGTCATTCTCTTGGTCTGCTCCTGCAATTGCGCGCGCGTAGTCATGCGCATCGAACGGCTCGAAATCTTCAATACCCTCACCGACACCGATGGCATTTATGGGGAGACCGAACTTCTCCGCGATCGCCACGACTATGCCGCCGCGCGCCGAACCGTCTAGTTTGGTCACGACGAGATTGGTGACACCTGCGATTTCACGAAAGGTTTGGACCTGACTCAGCGCGTTCTGTCCAGTGGTGGCATCGAGCACGAGCAGGACCGTGTGCGGCGCGTCCGCATCGAACTTCTTCAACACGCGAACGACTTTCGCCAGTTCGGCCATCAGGTCGCCCTTGTTGTGCAAGCGCCCCGCCGTGTCGATGAGCAGGACGTCGGTGCCGTTGTCCTTCGCCCGCTCGAGCGCTTCGAAAGCCACACCGGCCGGGTCTGAGCCGACATCCCGTGCAACCACTTCGGCACCAACACGCCCGCCCCAGATCTTCAGCTGATCGATGGCGGCCGCACGGAACGTATCGCCGGCGGCGAGCAGAACGGTCTTGCCGC
The DNA window shown above is from Methyloceanibacter stevinii and carries:
- a CDS encoding septation protein A, translated to MTQPPEATTEPGPKTEIKKGKESEQSVAGKLLIELGPLLVFFGVNAAYGIFAGTAAFMVATIISLGLAWWLYRKIPVMPVVSAGLVLAFGGLTLYMHDDTFIKLKPTIVYTMFAILLIGGLFARKPVLALLFGPVFNLTQEGWRKLTIRWAIFFVAMAVLNEFVWRSFSTDTWVSFKAFGFLPITFLFAMSQVPLMQRYGVEENSQQH
- the ftsY gene encoding signal recognition particle-docking protein FtsY; the protein is MSGEEKPEEKKGWFARLKAGVSRTSNALGENLTGVLTKRKLDEETLDELEEVLLKADLGFAMADRIRDRLSTGRHDKNITADDVRAVLAEEVAQVLEPVAKPLELDADAKPHVILVVGVNGTGKTTTIGKLAHQFVKSGKTVLLAAGDTFRAAAIDQLKIWGGRVGAEVVARDVGSDPAGVAFEALERAKDNGTDVLLIDTAGRLHNKGDLMAELAKVVRVLKKFDADAPHTVLLVLDATTGQNALSQVQTFREIAGVTNLVVTKLDGSARGGIVVAIAEKFGLPINAIGVGEGIEDFEPFDAHDYARAIAGADQENDAAA